The Exiguobacterium acetylicum genome includes a window with the following:
- the msrA gene encoding peptide-methionine (S)-S-oxide reductase MsrA, translated as MAKAIFAGGCFWCMVKPFHKYDGVEQVISGYTGGHTENPTYKEVCSETTGHLEAVEVTYDPSVITYEELLEIFWRQIDPTDGGGQFNDRGESYQPAIFYVDEAQREAAERSKAELDASGRFSRPVAVEIRPEKPFWPAEEYHQDYYKKNPFRYQMYSVGSGRAKFIKEAWKDQGKEKELKERLTPIQYKVTQENGTEPAFRNEYWDEERPGLYVDIVDGTPLFTSKDKFQSNCGWPSFAKPISEDKMEVELDTSHGMTRTEVRSANADSHLGHIFDDGPTELGGLRYCINSAALRFIPLEELDSAGYGEYKKHFE; from the coding sequence ATGGCAAAAGCAATATTTGCAGGTGGTTGTTTCTGGTGCATGGTCAAGCCATTCCATAAATATGATGGGGTAGAGCAGGTCATTTCAGGATATACCGGTGGTCATACAGAGAACCCGACTTATAAAGAGGTCTGTTCGGAAACGACAGGTCACTTGGAGGCGGTTGAAGTTACGTACGATCCGTCCGTCATTACGTACGAAGAATTACTCGAGATTTTCTGGCGTCAAATCGACCCGACAGATGGCGGAGGTCAATTCAATGACCGTGGTGAATCGTACCAACCGGCTATCTTTTATGTCGATGAAGCACAGCGTGAAGCAGCTGAGCGTTCAAAAGCTGAACTTGACGCATCAGGACGCTTCTCGCGTCCAGTCGCGGTAGAGATTCGTCCAGAAAAGCCGTTTTGGCCAGCTGAAGAATATCACCAAGATTATTATAAAAAGAATCCGTTCCGTTATCAGATGTATAGTGTCGGCTCAGGTCGCGCGAAATTCATCAAGGAAGCGTGGAAGGACCAAGGTAAGGAAAAAGAACTGAAAGAGCGTCTGACACCAATTCAGTATAAAGTCACACAAGAGAACGGGACAGAGCCTGCTTTCCGTAACGAATACTGGGATGAAGAACGTCCAGGACTGTACGTCGATATCGTCGATGGTACACCACTCTTCACATCGAAAGATAAATTCCAGTCAAACTGTGGTTGGCCGAGTTTCGCTAAACCGATCTCAGAAGACAAGATGGAAGTCGAACTCGATACGAGTCACGGGATGACGCGGACGGAAGTGCGTTCTGCGAATGCGGATAGTCACCTCGGTCATATCTTCGATGATGGTCCGACAGAACTTGGTGGTCTTCGATACTGTATCAACTCAGCGGCGTTACGATTTATTCCGCTTGAAGAGCTTGATTCGGCAGGATACGGGGAATATAAAAAACATTTCGAGTAA